Below is a window of Methanomassiliicoccales archaeon DNA.
AGAAGATCGGTTGGGAGCAGAATATTGGAGCCAGTATTCTTCACATATATCGTAAGAGTGGAATTATCGTATGGCATGTACCCAGGGTCATTGATGATCTTGATGCTGGTGTCCAGCTTGTCGGAGAAGTTCACGGCCCTCTTCTCGACGGCCGTGGCCATGTTGTTGGATAGTCCTATGAAGACCCCTGAGAGTGCCCCGGCCACGACAATGGCCGCCACGAAGAAGATGACCTGAGTGGTACCTGAGTCTGACATTCGATCACCTCAACTGTACGCTACCGTGCCAAATTCGGTGACCAGTTCGACATGCGCGCCGGTGATGTTGGCATCGGAAGATATGACCAATGATTCGCTTGGAAGCCAGATCCTTGAGCCGGGATGCTGGTCGATGATCAATTGGGTAATGGACGAAGTGGAGATGGTTCCGTTTATCAAGAGGTCCAGCTTGGCCGGGTCCAGAGTTGTGCTGCCAATGTTGGAGACGGTGATGGTACCGTTCGGTGCATCTACTGAGGTGATCTCTATGCTCGTTCCCTGGACGTCCAGAGCGCGGAAGTAATTGTCTTCCTGGGCTGCTTGGATCTTGTCCTGGTACATATTGATGGAGCCGAACATGGCCCCGAATACAATAAGGAAAGAGCTGAAGAGAATGGCGGACGCAGCCGAAACGCTAAGTCCCATCCTACTTCACGCCCATCCGTTTGTACTCCGCCATCCACCGCTCTAATGAGGCGTATTCCTCTTCCGGTACCATCTGGCCCTTCAGCTTCATGGCGTATATCTGCTCCAGTTGATGCTCCACAAGTTTGTGGACCTGATTTATGGAGTAGAAATCCACCACGACGTTCAAGGACGGTTCCGGAATTGGGTCTGGCGCCTTCTCGATCGGTGCGGGCTTGTCGAAGACCTGAGGTTTTGTCGGCTTCGTCACTTTGGTGATCTTCACTTTCTCGACGAGCTGGGCGACATCGTCCTCATCGTTCTCAGGCTTCAGAATCTTGTCCATAGGTTCCGCCTCGATGTAATCGGGTATTTTCGCTGATTTCCCCAGAACCGGTGTCTTGCCTTGGTCCAGATCGAGATCCAGGTCTAGGTCGTCAAGGTTGAGCTCTTCCGCTATGTCCTTGGACACCGGTTCGCTCACCTTCGCCTTTTCCGTTACGTTCTCAGCCTTCCTTGGGCTGGGCATCTCCGAATCGACGAACGGGTTATACTCCCGGCTGACCGCCTCATAGACGCACAGCAGGTTCTTGATGGAGTCGTTGATCCCATCGATCTCCGACCTGATCTTGTCCACATCACCTTTTAGCGCCTTGTTTC
It encodes the following:
- a CDS encoding flagella accessory protein C, producing the protein MKLGLKGTDIGGALGGSKMTLDDSPLAGLAPKSDNKRIDTIDGTVTDIKNQLETMGLGNKALKGDVDKIRSEIDGINDSIKNLLCVYEAVSREYNPFVDSEMPSPRKAENVTEKAKVSEPVSKDIAEELNLDDLDLDLDLDQGKTPVLGKSAKIPDYIEAEPMDKILKPENDEDDVAQLVEKVKITKVTKPTKPQVFDKPAPIEKAPDPIPEPSLNVVVDFYSINQVHKLVEHQLEQIYAMKLKGQMVPEEEYASLERWMAEYKRMGVK